Within Bacteroidales bacterium, the genomic segment AACCCTGTTTGGGAGAACCCTGGCCTATTCCTGGAAAACAAACCATGAAACCACAAAAGAAAAAGAGATAAGGGGCCAACTGACCGGAGGCAATCTTTCCGTTCTTTACAGCTTAACCGGCACCCCTTTTGATATATCAACAGATGGAAAGATACTTTTCCTGGAAGATCTGGATGAATATCTTTATCATGTGGACCGGATGATGATGAATTTTAAACTATCCGGAAAACTTGACCGGATAAAAGCCCTGATGATAGGCGGTATGACAGAAATGAACGACAATGAGACCCCGTTTGGAAAAACAGCCTATGAGATCATTCATGATATATCGGAAAACTTTGATTTTCCGATGTTCTTTGATTGCCCTACAGGCCATATAGAGAATAACCTTCCCCTTATCATGGGAGGAAATATTCATATCCGGCAAAAAGAAAAAACAGTATTCGTACAATTCGATTCTTAATATGAAAAACTCAAGAGATAAAAAAACACTGGGGAAAATCGGGGAAGAACTTGCCGTTAAGTTCTTAAGGAACAAAGGGCTTCGTATATTGAACATTAACTGGACTTATCAGCACAAAGAAATTGATATTGTTGCCGAAAACAACGACTATCTGATTATGGTGGAAGTAAAAACACGAAATATCAGTTTCGTGGAATCACCGGAAGAAATGATCCCCATGAGAAAACAAAAAGCACTTATTAATGCAGCAGAAGCCTATATCATGATCCACGATATAGACAAAGAAACCCGTTTTGATGTCATCATTGTAGTATTTGAAAATAAGAAACCCACCATCGAACATATTGAAGATGCTTTTCAACCGGGTATCATTTGAATACAAAAAAATACAAGAAAAACTCAAAAATAATCGGAGAAAATAATTCTCTACTATATACATTTGTAGAAACAAAATTAAATGCAGCGGTTATGAAAAAATTTTTCAATTTATTTCTACAGGGTTTATTGTATATCGCTCCGATAGGCCTTACCATCTTTATATTATACAACATTTTAAAATTCATGGACGGCTTGCTACAACCCTATATTCAAGAGATCTTCAATTTTAATATTCCCGGGGTTGGGGTTATTGCCATCATCCTTCTGCTGGCCTTACTCGGCTATGTAGGACAAACCATCATTGCCAGGCCCGTGAAAGCTACATTGGGTAAGCTGATGGAAAGGATTCCCTTCATGAAACTTATATACGCGGCTTTAAAAGACATTTTCACCGGTTTTGTCGGAAAAGAAAGTAAATTCAATCAGCCTGTTTTGGTGAAAGTGAATGCAGTTTCAGAACTGGAAAAGCTGGGTTTTCTCACTCAGGAGGATCTCTCAAATATTGGAGTTGAAGGGGAAAAAGCGGCTGTATTTTTTCCTCATTCCTACAACTGGTCGGGCGAACTTTTCAT encodes:
- a CDS encoding DUF502 domain-containing protein, producing the protein MKKFFNLFLQGLLYIAPIGLTIFILYNILKFMDGLLQPYIQEIFNFNIPGVGVIAIILLLALLGYVGQTIIARPVKATLGKLMERIPFMKLIYAALKDIFTGFVGKESKFNQPVLVKVNAVSELEKLGFLTQEDLSNIGVEGEKAAVFFPHSYNWSGELFIVPCKNIRKIDSPPSEVMKYIISGGVSSFNYKKPDYDDNVQ
- a CDS encoding LD-carboxypeptidase, giving the protein MLTPSTLKREDTIGIVAPARSIEKEEIEPAIKMINDWGLHAITGKNLFRKHHQFAGTDRERAEDFQLMLDDDSIKAILCARGGYGTIRTLEHLNFKKFLNHPKWIIGFSDITAIHSYINTNLGIKTLHAQMAVNFPDTGKENQSLKLLKETLFGRTLAYSWKTNHETTKEKEIRGQLTGGNLSVLYSLTGTPFDISTDGKILFLEDLDEYLYHVDRMMMNFKLSGKLDRIKALMIGGMTEMNDNETPFGKTAYEIIHDISENFDFPMFFDCPTGHIENNLPLIMGGNIHIRQKEKTVFVQFDS
- a CDS encoding YraN family protein, whose product is MKNSRDKKTLGKIGEELAVKFLRNKGLRILNINWTYQHKEIDIVAENNDYLIMVEVKTRNISFVESPEEMIPMRKQKALINAAEAYIMIHDIDKETRFDVIIVVFENKKPTIEHIEDAFQPGII